The genomic interval TCGCCCGTGAAATGACTTGATCATTCCCGGGCATGGTAAAATCGGCAGTGCGAATAGCGACTTTAGATCAGCTCCTGGACGCTCTTGATGGCTTATTCGTCGATGGCTCTGATTGGACTCGGCGAGAGCAGGAGGACCCATGGGTTCGCATTTTCAGCCAGGACAACCACCCTCTGAATTCCAATCTTCCTGATGCCAATTTGGTCTCTTGGTTCAGGCAAGGTTTTCTCCCGGAAGGGGGGGCCCGGATGGCACTTGATCTCGGTTGTGGCCTAGGCCGAAATACTCGCTGGCTCGCTCGACAGGGATACCAAGCCACCGGCATTGACCTATCCGCATATGCGATCAATCAAGCGCGGGGGCGCTCCAGCGGAGGAGCCGTCACATTCCGGGAGGGAGATGTCCTGCGCGAACACATCTCGGGCGGGCCTTTTGATGTGGTCTATGACTCAGGCTGCTTCCACCATCTTCCACCGCATCGCCGATTGTCTTACCTCCAGACCCTGGAGAATGTCTTAAAACCTGGCGGATTGTTCGGTATCTGCACCTTTGCGTGGGGACAGATGGGCAGTGAAGAAGACGATGTCACGCTCCTGCGCCAAGGTCACCTTGAAGGCGGAATCGCGTACACCATGGACGATCTTCGCCAAGTCTTCTCTTCGTTGGAATTTATAGAAGGTGATGTTCTTCAGATCGAGTCCGGCCAGACTGAAGAGGTCTTCCACATGCCGTTCCTGCATGCAGCGCTTTTCCGACGGCATCAATAACAGCGGCATGGAAGCTGAACCGCAGAGCATAGGCATGGACAGGGCGGCGATCAGCCACTGAGGTCGATGAATTTCAGGTTGTGTGCCAGGACGCCGAGCGCGACCTTCAATCGCAGACTGAGATAGGTCTTGACCTGTCCCCAGCGCAGACCCGCACCCACCAGGACGGAGAAGGCAGACTCGATGCACTTCCTCGCGGCCCCATATTCTTCCTTCCAGCGCGGATCAACCTCCTTGGCATTGACCTTGGGCGGCGTCAGACATGTTCCCGACTGGTACCCCTTATCCCCAATCTGTTTTGGCCCGCCGTAGGTGACCCAATCTAGGTTCATGTGGCACAGCACGGTAAAATTATGTTCATTTGCGGGATAGATGTCGTATTTCACGATCTTGCCATTCAGGGCGCTCCAGGCATGGAATTTGAAGCCGAACACAGGGCCGGCTGTGCTGAAGCCGTGACGAGCCCCACGAAATTTGCAGCGAGGTGCGCGTTTGAACGTCGAGACGGGCAAGGGCTCGGAATCGACCACCACGAAGTCCAGGGGCTGGACTTCGGTTGCGAGCCGCTCCATCACTGGGGTCAGTCGAGCCAGTCGAATGCGGGACTGGGGCTCAGTTGGAAGTGCGGGAAGTGGTTCAGCTTCAGAAATCGCCACCACCGGCTGAAATACGTCACGTTATGGAGCTTCTGGAGCAAAGCGACCGCAAGCAGTTCAGCGTCTGACATTTTCTCGTGTGGGTGAAGCAATTTCGCTGGGATGTGCGGAGCGATCCATTGGGTGAGGCGCGTTACTGCGGCTGACAGCGGGAGGAAAGTCAGATCGAGAGGGCGCATGAGCCTTCTCCTAGCGCCTTTCTGATCGCCCTTATCAACCCCTATTCTCGGTTAATGCTGATCGTGGGCCAGTGCGAGCCGGAGGTTCACAAGACGTGCAG from Deinococcus taeanensis carries:
- a CDS encoding class I SAM-dependent methyltransferase gives rise to the protein MVKSAVRIATLDQLLDALDGLFVDGSDWTRREQEDPWVRIFSQDNHPLNSNLPDANLVSWFRQGFLPEGGARMALDLGCGLGRNTRWLARQGYQATGIDLSAYAINQARGRSSGGAVTFREGDVLREHISGGPFDVVYDSGCFHHLPPHRRLSYLQTLENVLKPGGLFGICTFAWGQMGSEEDDVTLLRQGHLEGGIAYTMDDLRQVFSSLEFIEGDVLQIESGQTEEVFHMPFLHAALFRRHQ